From one Nocardioides sp. Kera G14 genomic stretch:
- a CDS encoding DUF3375 domain-containing protein: MSETVGELQRVKGAFAQPTLTLLHQRQAPVVITIFRAAFGRNNKPIPTARLHAQVEEHLAEIRTSGEVDVPAGSGRDICQRWMRGQWLVRSLDEQGDEVYSLTSHAQQALELVKNLTRERATLSEHRIATILSTVRRFNAEANPDRGARVTILNDEIARLSAERDRLVDGADLVGATEDYMLEGFTELLSLISALPSDFARVEERFATIRGEILAAFRAEDRPAGDVIDDYLARADALMTATHEGRAFEGAFALLRDDGLVSQLREDLTDLLDHPLADGLLGEADRAELRGTVRLVRDGLDRVLSQRSRVTATLKEYIVSHDAVRDRELELTLRQVESELMTWIASTGPRASHEVDLLPSRASVEHLRERFYDPADDRLPERLTAVDAGQAPAVSLAALMAQGGPQLRSLRGRLEDARAGLQPPGSLGELFDRLEPSLRRPVEIFGLLHLAADEGWQAQQTVEETESFAAVRPDGSTRTFAVPRLLLPDPDLDPSFDPTHDTTAEEAAQ; encoded by the coding sequence GTGAGCGAGACGGTCGGCGAGCTGCAGCGTGTGAAGGGCGCCTTCGCCCAGCCCACGCTGACGCTGCTCCACCAGCGTCAGGCGCCGGTCGTCATCACGATCTTCCGCGCGGCGTTCGGGCGAAACAACAAGCCGATCCCGACCGCGCGACTGCACGCCCAGGTCGAGGAGCACCTCGCCGAGATCCGTACGTCGGGCGAGGTGGACGTGCCGGCGGGCTCCGGTCGCGACATCTGCCAGCGCTGGATGCGCGGTCAGTGGTTGGTCCGCTCACTCGACGAGCAGGGCGACGAGGTCTACTCCCTGACGTCGCATGCCCAGCAGGCACTGGAGCTGGTGAAGAACCTCACGCGCGAGCGCGCAACGCTGTCGGAGCACCGGATCGCCACCATCCTCAGCACGGTGCGTCGGTTCAACGCCGAGGCCAACCCCGACCGTGGAGCCCGGGTGACGATCCTCAACGACGAGATCGCCCGGCTGAGCGCCGAGCGTGACCGGCTCGTTGACGGCGCCGACCTCGTGGGCGCCACCGAGGACTACATGCTCGAGGGCTTCACCGAGCTGCTGTCGTTGATCTCCGCGCTGCCGTCGGACTTCGCGCGGGTCGAGGAGCGGTTCGCGACCATCCGCGGGGAGATCCTGGCGGCCTTCCGCGCCGAGGACCGCCCAGCCGGTGACGTGATCGACGACTATCTCGCCCGGGCCGACGCGCTCATGACGGCGACCCACGAAGGGCGTGCCTTCGAGGGCGCCTTCGCGCTGCTGCGTGACGACGGGCTCGTCAGCCAGCTGCGCGAGGACCTCACCGATCTCCTGGACCATCCGCTGGCCGATGGCCTCCTCGGCGAGGCCGACCGTGCTGAGCTGCGCGGGACCGTGCGCCTGGTCCGCGACGGCCTGGACCGCGTGCTGTCGCAGCGCTCTCGTGTGACGGCGACGCTCAAGGAGTACATCGTCTCCCACGACGCCGTCCGCGACCGCGAGCTCGAGCTGACGCTGCGGCAGGTCGAGTCCGAGCTGATGACATGGATCGCGTCGACCGGTCCCCGGGCCTCGCACGAGGTGGACCTGCTGCCCTCACGGGCGAGCGTCGAGCATCTGCGCGAGCGGTTCTACGACCCGGCCGACGACCGACTGCCCGAACGGCTCACGGCGGTCGACGCGGGCCAGGCGCCAGCAGTGAGTCTGGCCGCTCTGATGGCCCAGGGTGGGCCACAGCTCCGGTCGCTGCGCGGGCGGCTCGAGGACGCGCGTGCGGGGTTGCAGCCGCCGGGGTCGCTCGGGGAGCTCTTCGACCGGCTCGAGCCGTCGTTGCGCAGACCCGTCGAGATCTTCGGCCTCCTCCATCTCGCGGCCGACGAGGGCTGGCAGGCGCAGCAGACGGTCGAGGAGACCGAGTCCTTCGCCGCCGTACGCCCGGATGGGAGCACGCGTACCTTCGCCGTGCCGCGACTCCTCCTCCCGGATCCCGATCTCGACCCCAGCTTCGACCCGACACATGACACCACTGCCGAGGAGGCCGCTCAGTGA
- a CDS encoding non-heme iron oxygenase ferredoxin subunit, with protein MTEPIRLAAVDDIPTDTGLLVDSSVSGTSDDLALFRDGDEVFALDDTCTHSLASLAEGFVSDGKVECPLHAAEFCLRDGKALSLPATIDVATHKVEVRDGEVFLVED; from the coding sequence GTGACCGAGCCGATCCGTCTCGCCGCCGTCGATGACATCCCGACCGACACCGGCCTCCTGGTCGACTCCTCGGTCAGCGGCACGAGCGATGACCTCGCCCTCTTCCGCGACGGAGACGAGGTCTTCGCCCTCGACGACACGTGCACGCACTCGCTCGCGTCACTCGCCGAGGGGTTCGTCTCCGACGGCAAGGTCGAGTGCCCGCTCCACGCCGCCGAGTTCTGCCTCCGCGACGGCAAGGCCCTCAGCCTGCCGGCCACCATCGACGTCGCCACCCACAAGGTCGAGGTCCGCGACGGTGAGGTCTTCCTCGTCGAGGACTGA
- a CDS encoding DUF4194 domain-containing protein — translation MSELADVEVDESTLDEPEPERDDLDAFAPVDDASVSLFEGDEGGLDFAQRRTLVALLKQRFISARTHPRDWPVLLEHERIMRGRLNDLFLDLAIDRDREVAWKRQASPESGGRFPTLLHDTAWTREETLVLVHLRDRLRAGLASGDTRVFVDREDLLDHIASFRPGHATDESGDEKRARNAVASVMKAGLLIPTTGEERFEISGAVEPLLPLELLQELLAALQAANGGDVAAGETVGDDRTTLGEPDLFDESPEEAP, via the coding sequence GTGAGCGAACTGGCTGATGTGGAGGTCGACGAGTCGACCTTGGACGAGCCCGAGCCGGAGCGTGACGACCTCGACGCCTTCGCCCCGGTCGACGATGCCTCCGTGTCGCTCTTCGAGGGCGACGAGGGCGGCCTCGACTTCGCCCAGCGGCGGACCCTCGTCGCTCTCCTCAAGCAGAGGTTCATCAGCGCGCGCACGCACCCGCGCGACTGGCCCGTCCTGCTCGAGCACGAGCGGATCATGCGCGGGCGGCTCAACGATCTCTTCCTCGACCTGGCGATCGACCGTGACCGAGAGGTCGCATGGAAGCGGCAGGCGAGCCCCGAGTCCGGAGGTCGCTTCCCGACGCTTCTCCACGACACCGCCTGGACGCGCGAGGAGACGCTCGTGCTGGTCCACCTGCGGGACCGACTGCGGGCCGGACTGGCCAGCGGCGACACGCGTGTCTTCGTCGACCGGGAGGACCTGCTCGACCACATCGCGAGCTTCCGTCCCGGTCACGCGACCGACGAGTCAGGCGACGAGAAGCGCGCCCGCAACGCGGTGGCCAGCGTGATGAAGGCAGGCCTCCTGATCCCGACGACGGGCGAGGAGCGCTTCGAGATCAGCGGCGCGGTCGAGCCGCTGCTGCCGCTGGAGCTGCTCCAGGAGCTCCTGGCCGCGCTGCAGGCTGCCAACGGCGGCGACGTGGCGGCCGGCGAGACCGTGGGCGACGACCGGACCACGCTCGGCGAGCCCGACCTGTTCGACGAGTCACCGGAGGAGGCGCCATGA
- a CDS encoding pyruvate carboxylase, with amino-acid sequence MFSKVLVANRGEIAVRAFRAAFELGARTVAVFPYEDRGSEHRLKADEAYEIGELGHPVRAYLDPEAIVEVAVSSGADAVYPGYGFLSENPALAEACAAAGVTFVGPSVEVLELTGNKARAIAAAKAAGVPTLKSVDPSDDVDVLLAEVETAAIPYPLFVKAVAGGGGRGMRRVDSAGEEGAELRAAIETCMREAEAAFGDGTVFIEQAVIEPRHIEVQILADQVGNVIHLYERDCSVQRRHQKVVEIAPAPHLPTELRDRMCADAVRFAQSIGYSCAGTVEFLLDPAGNYVFIEMNPRIQVEHTVTEEVTDVDLVQAQLRIASGETLADLGLSQDAIVLRGAALQCRITTEDPANNFRPDTGVITTYRSPGGAGVRVDGGTTYTGAEVSAHFDSMLSKLTCRGRTFEDAVRRARRAVAEFRIRGVATNIAFLQALLADPDFASGRVTTSFIETHPQLLTARSSGDRGTKLLTWLADVTVNKPYGEAPVTLDPREKLPALDLDLAPPSGTRQQLLELGPEGFAAALRAQSNVAVTDTTFRDAHQSLLATRVRTRDLVGVAGHVARLTPELWSLEAWGGATYDVALRFLGEDPWDRLAQLREVVPNINLQMLLRGRNTVGYTPYPVAVTDAFVEEAAATGIDVFRIFDALNDVSQMRPAIDAVRATGTAVAEVALCYTGDLSSPSELLYTLDYYLRLAAEIVEAGAHVLAIKDMAGLLRAPAARRLVTALRSEFDLPVHLHTHDTPGGQLATLTAAIEAGVDAVDAACAAVAGTTSQPALSALVAATDFSERPTGLSLAGVNALEPYWEATRRVYAPFESGLPAPTGRVYRHEIPGGQLSNLRQQAIALGLGEKFEQIEDMYAAANDILGRVPKVTPSSKVIGDLALSLVAAGADPAEFAAAPSAYDVPESVIGFLHGELGDPPGGWPEPFRSKAIEGRTWKEPQAELSAADEKALAEDRRGTLNRLLFPGPTKEYLESRATWGNVSLLSTLDYLYGLRVGEEHVVTLEEGKQVYFGLEAIGEPDERGIRSVHCTINGQMRAIPVRDRSVVPTTAAAEKANPSVPGQVAAPFQGAVTVSVSEGDRVSAGDSVATIEAMKMEAAITAPISGTVKRLAVSGTASVDAGDLVVVIG; translated from the coding sequence ATGTTCTCCAAAGTGCTCGTGGCCAACCGTGGCGAGATCGCCGTCCGTGCCTTCCGCGCCGCCTTCGAGCTTGGGGCACGCACCGTCGCGGTCTTCCCCTATGAGGATCGCGGCTCCGAGCACCGGCTGAAGGCCGACGAGGCCTACGAGATCGGGGAGCTGGGCCACCCGGTCCGGGCCTATCTCGATCCGGAGGCGATCGTCGAGGTCGCGGTCTCCTCGGGGGCTGATGCGGTCTATCCGGGCTACGGGTTCCTGTCCGAGAACCCCGCGCTGGCCGAGGCGTGTGCCGCCGCCGGCGTGACGTTCGTCGGGCCGTCGGTCGAGGTCCTCGAGCTGACGGGCAACAAGGCGCGCGCGATCGCCGCGGCCAAGGCCGCCGGCGTCCCGACGCTCAAGTCGGTGGACCCGTCCGACGACGTCGACGTGCTCCTGGCCGAGGTGGAGACGGCAGCGATCCCCTACCCGCTCTTCGTCAAGGCCGTCGCCGGTGGCGGTGGGCGCGGCATGCGACGGGTCGACTCCGCTGGCGAGGAGGGGGCCGAGCTCCGCGCGGCGATCGAGACCTGCATGCGCGAGGCCGAAGCGGCGTTCGGCGACGGGACGGTCTTCATCGAGCAGGCGGTGATCGAGCCGCGCCACATCGAGGTGCAGATCCTCGCCGACCAGGTCGGGAACGTCATCCACCTGTATGAACGTGACTGCTCGGTGCAGCGCCGTCACCAGAAGGTCGTCGAGATCGCGCCCGCCCCGCACCTCCCGACGGAGCTGCGGGACCGGATGTGCGCCGACGCGGTGCGGTTCGCGCAGTCGATCGGCTACTCGTGTGCCGGCACCGTCGAGTTCCTGCTCGACCCTGCGGGGAACTACGTCTTCATCGAGATGAACCCCCGCATCCAGGTCGAGCACACGGTCACCGAGGAGGTCACCGACGTCGACCTCGTCCAGGCGCAGCTGCGGATCGCCTCGGGAGAGACGCTGGCCGACCTCGGGCTCTCCCAGGACGCGATCGTGCTGCGAGGTGCCGCGCTGCAGTGCCGGATCACGACCGAGGACCCGGCCAACAACTTCCGGCCCGACACGGGCGTCATCACCACCTACCGCTCCCCGGGCGGCGCGGGGGTGCGCGTCGACGGCGGCACCACCTACACCGGCGCGGAGGTCTCGGCGCACTTCGACTCGATGCTGTCGAAGCTCACCTGCCGTGGTCGGACCTTCGAGGACGCTGTACGTCGTGCCCGACGGGCCGTCGCCGAGTTCCGCATCCGTGGCGTGGCCACGAACATCGCGTTCCTCCAGGCCCTGCTCGCCGATCCCGACTTCGCCTCGGGTCGCGTCACGACGTCGTTCATCGAGACCCACCCGCAGCTCCTCACGGCACGCTCCAGCGGCGACCGTGGGACGAAGCTGCTCACCTGGCTCGCCGACGTCACCGTCAACAAGCCCTACGGCGAGGCGCCGGTCACCCTCGACCCGCGGGAGAAGCTTCCTGCGCTCGACCTTGATCTCGCGCCGCCCTCGGGGACGCGGCAGCAACTGCTCGAGCTCGGTCCTGAGGGCTTTGCCGCCGCGCTGCGGGCGCAGAGCAACGTCGCCGTCACCGACACGACCTTCCGTGACGCGCACCAGTCCCTGCTCGCCACCCGCGTCCGCACCCGCGACCTCGTCGGCGTCGCCGGACACGTGGCACGACTCACCCCGGAGCTGTGGTCGCTCGAGGCCTGGGGCGGGGCGACGTACGACGTCGCGCTGCGCTTCCTCGGTGAGGACCCGTGGGACCGGCTGGCCCAGCTGCGCGAGGTGGTGCCGAACATCAACCTGCAGATGCTGCTGCGCGGGCGGAACACCGTGGGCTACACGCCCTATCCGGTCGCTGTCACCGACGCCTTCGTCGAGGAGGCTGCCGCGACCGGGATCGACGTCTTCCGGATCTTCGACGCCCTCAACGACGTCTCCCAGATGCGACCCGCGATCGACGCCGTGCGCGCCACCGGCACCGCCGTCGCAGAGGTCGCGCTCTGCTACACCGGCGACCTCTCCTCGCCGAGCGAGTTGCTCTACACGCTCGACTACTACCTGCGGCTCGCCGCCGAGATCGTCGAGGCCGGCGCGCACGTCCTGGCGATCAAGGACATGGCCGGGCTGCTGCGCGCTCCGGCCGCGCGTCGGCTCGTCACGGCGCTCCGGTCGGAGTTCGACCTGCCGGTGCACCTGCACACGCACGACACCCCGGGTGGTCAACTGGCGACGCTGACCGCGGCGATCGAGGCAGGTGTGGACGCGGTCGATGCCGCCTGCGCCGCAGTCGCGGGCACGACGTCGCAGCCCGCGCTCTCAGCTCTCGTTGCCGCCACCGACTTCTCGGAGCGTCCGACGGGGCTGTCGCTCGCGGGGGTGAACGCTCTCGAGCCCTACTGGGAGGCGACTCGTCGCGTCTATGCGCCGTTCGAGTCCGGTCTGCCCGCACCGACCGGCCGCGTCTACCGCCACGAGATCCCCGGAGGCCAACTCTCCAACCTGCGCCAGCAGGCGATCGCGCTCGGCCTCGGCGAGAAGTTCGAGCAGATCGAGGACATGTACGCCGCCGCCAACGACATCCTCGGCCGGGTCCCCAAGGTCACGCCGTCCTCGAAGGTGATCGGCGACCTGGCGCTCTCGTTGGTTGCGGCGGGAGCCGATCCGGCGGAGTTTGCGGCCGCCCCGTCGGCGTACGACGTGCCGGAGTCGGTCATCGGGTTCCTCCACGGCGAGCTCGGCGACCCGCCCGGAGGCTGGCCCGAGCCGTTCCGCTCGAAGGCGATCGAGGGACGGACGTGGAAGGAGCCTCAGGCCGAGCTCTCTGCAGCTGATGAGAAGGCGCTCGCCGAGGACCGTCGAGGGACCCTCAACCGGCTCCTCTTTCCCGGACCGACGAAGGAGTACCTCGAGTCAAGGGCGACGTGGGGCAACGTGTCGCTGCTTTCGACGCTGGACTACCTCTACGGCCTACGGGTCGGCGAGGAGCACGTCGTCACGCTCGAGGAGGGCAAGCAGGTCTACTTCGGCCTCGAGGCGATCGGCGAGCCCGACGAGCGCGGCATCCGCAGCGTGCACTGCACGATCAACGGCCAGATGCGCGCCATCCCGGTCCGGGACCGCTCGGTCGTGCCGACCACCGCGGCTGCGGAGAAGGCCAACCCCTCGGTCCCAGGTCAGGTCGCGGCGCCGTTCCAGGGTGCCGTCACCGTCTCGGTCTCCGAGGGCGACCGAGTCTCGGCCGGCGACTCGGTCGCCACGATCGAGGCGATGAAGATGGAGGCCGCCATCACCGCCCCCATCTCCGGTACGGTCAAGCGCCTCGCCGTGAGCGGCACCGCCTCCGTCGACGCCGGTGACCTCGTCGTGGTGATCGGCTGA
- a CDS encoding ATP-binding protein, with amino-acid sequence MSIDETQTGLFAESTVATPSDDTVQWRASLLQLINWGGFGGLTAVPLGGDATMISGASGVGKSTILDAYTALMMPSDTKFNGASNDAVAGRARGLGQRNLLSYLRGAVDVIDDPKTGRPVEKLLRGKGSDTWGAVAMTFVNDQGGRFTALRTYYVPRRATRSGEVAMKLLTHEGALSLETLEAAVPDRFDALTLKKLYPGVRVHPTYAEFSAVLHARLGIGANGDGAKALRLLARIQAGNQVRSVDELYKDMVLERPATYAAADRAIEHFDLLDASYAAMRTEAAKLELLEPITDLHARRELAARRLAELDSFGVTLRGSETPLQLWLLRTHLRLIEAAATANRAARTSTSQELDSTVAAERSLLADLESAKEAHRAAGGSTLQALAQSLEAEQITREDRLRRRVHLQERLLPLIDVTDSDAPDVDSALMSAESFTILATHAVNWLAGFDAHRVKLRRERDGALQRQYPLMQRRTELTRERAATESHAGRVPAMLHELRSAVAEASGMSVDELPFLAELIDVAPEESRWRTAIETVLGASARTMLVPLDRLEEFSAAIDGLRLRGRLTFEGVELHLPAVPAQDPERVAGKLLFKDSPFSGWVQAHVSEPARNALCVEDTSGLPGGGLRVTLAGQTRSGRRGAHGRGSERNIIGFSNEEALAEIDAELADLETGLDRINAEITELDRRASVLERSQSAYDAVATARFDDIDVDGADARIADLERRRSEILDSDDQLKALEAQIEELSLRIEDARRSRFALEGRRDELAAEQGRLVDDEDVLKDQLEAMERSGRVVLTEEQSVALAHDFALAAAPEDPEELDRFLVNSQRLSERLRSAVAETEAEITRVDERLGEIFRLYKAQWDSPNLGATPDSYADYARILDEIRGTGLAGRRSEWRRRLTEWSGQDLVPLVGAMAASIEEIEDRLAPINAILQRLEFGATRDRLRIRLRRLAPAHVQVFMRELRELSRGSTADLADTELEKRFTELSRFMVQLRPGIDAATGTSDRDRLLDVRRHVEISAERYDTLTGELRATYRTLGEKSGGESQELVAFIVGSALRFRLGDEMRSRPRFAPVFLDEGFVKADSEFAGRAVSAWKGLGFQLIIGVPLDKVTGLEPHMDELLAITKNSQTHQSWITPITDAAVDTEAAG; translated from the coding sequence ATGAGCATCGACGAGACGCAGACCGGCCTCTTCGCCGAGTCGACGGTGGCCACGCCGTCTGACGACACCGTCCAGTGGCGCGCCTCCCTGCTGCAGCTGATCAACTGGGGCGGCTTCGGGGGCCTCACAGCAGTCCCGCTCGGCGGTGACGCGACGATGATCTCCGGCGCCTCGGGCGTGGGGAAGTCGACGATCCTCGATGCCTATACCGCGCTGATGATGCCGTCTGACACGAAGTTCAACGGCGCTTCCAACGACGCCGTCGCCGGCCGGGCGCGGGGCCTCGGGCAGCGCAACCTGCTTTCCTACCTGCGCGGTGCCGTCGACGTGATCGACGACCCGAAGACCGGCCGCCCGGTCGAGAAGCTCCTGCGTGGCAAGGGCTCCGACACCTGGGGCGCGGTTGCGATGACGTTCGTCAACGACCAGGGCGGCCGCTTCACCGCGCTGCGCACCTACTACGTCCCGCGCCGCGCGACCCGCTCCGGGGAGGTCGCGATGAAGCTCCTCACCCACGAGGGCGCCCTGAGCCTGGAGACCCTCGAGGCCGCCGTACCGGATCGCTTCGACGCGCTCACCCTGAAGAAGCTCTACCCCGGCGTCCGCGTCCATCCGACCTACGCGGAGTTCTCCGCCGTCCTGCACGCCCGGCTCGGCATCGGGGCCAACGGCGACGGTGCCAAGGCGCTGCGGCTACTCGCCCGCATCCAGGCCGGCAACCAGGTGCGCAGCGTCGACGAGCTCTACAAGGACATGGTGCTGGAGCGGCCCGCGACGTACGCCGCCGCCGACCGTGCCATCGAGCACTTCGACCTCCTCGACGCGTCCTATGCGGCCATGCGCACCGAGGCCGCCAAGCTCGAGCTGCTTGAGCCGATCACCGACCTCCACGCCCGTCGCGAGCTGGCCGCCCGGCGCCTCGCCGAGCTCGACTCGTTCGGCGTGACCCTGCGCGGGTCGGAGACGCCGCTCCAGCTCTGGCTGCTGCGCACCCACCTCCGCCTCATCGAGGCAGCCGCGACGGCCAACCGGGCCGCGCGCACGTCGACGTCCCAGGAGCTCGACTCCACCGTCGCCGCCGAGCGGTCGCTGCTCGCCGACCTCGAGTCGGCCAAGGAGGCACACCGCGCCGCTGGTGGCTCCACCCTCCAGGCGCTCGCGCAGAGCCTCGAGGCCGAGCAGATCACCCGTGAGGACCGGCTCCGCCGCCGCGTGCACCTGCAGGAGCGGCTGCTGCCGCTGATCGACGTCACCGACTCCGACGCCCCCGACGTCGACTCGGCATTGATGTCCGCGGAGTCCTTCACGATCCTCGCCACCCACGCCGTCAACTGGCTGGCCGGATTCGACGCCCATCGCGTCAAGCTCCGGCGCGAACGCGACGGGGCCCTGCAGCGGCAGTATCCGCTGATGCAGCGCCGCACCGAGCTGACCCGCGAGCGGGCCGCGACCGAGTCCCATGCAGGCCGCGTGCCCGCGATGCTGCATGAGCTGCGCTCCGCGGTCGCGGAGGCGTCGGGCATGTCGGTCGACGAGCTGCCCTTCCTCGCCGAGCTGATCGACGTGGCGCCCGAGGAGTCACGCTGGCGCACGGCGATCGAGACCGTGCTGGGCGCTTCGGCTCGGACGATGCTCGTTCCGCTGGACCGGCTCGAGGAGTTCTCTGCCGCGATCGACGGCCTTCGACTGCGCGGGCGCCTGACCTTCGAGGGTGTCGAGCTGCACCTGCCTGCCGTTCCCGCGCAGGATCCCGAGCGGGTCGCCGGGAAGCTGCTCTTCAAGGACTCACCCTTCTCCGGCTGGGTACAGGCACATGTCTCCGAGCCGGCACGCAACGCGCTCTGCGTGGAGGACACCTCCGGCCTGCCCGGGGGCGGTCTCCGGGTGACGCTTGCCGGCCAGACCCGCAGCGGGCGCCGCGGTGCCCATGGCCGGGGCAGCGAGCGCAACATCATCGGCTTCTCCAACGAGGAGGCGCTCGCGGAGATCGACGCCGAGCTCGCCGACCTGGAGACCGGGCTCGACCGGATCAACGCCGAGATCACCGAGCTCGACCGGCGCGCCAGCGTCCTCGAGCGCTCGCAGTCGGCGTACGACGCCGTGGCGACGGCCCGCTTCGACGACATCGACGTCGACGGGGCCGACGCGCGTATCGCCGACCTCGAGCGCCGGCGGAGCGAGATCCTCGACTCCGACGACCAGCTCAAGGCGCTGGAGGCCCAGATCGAGGAGCTCAGTCTCCGGATCGAGGACGCTCGGCGATCGCGCTTCGCGCTCGAGGGTCGGCGTGATGAGCTCGCTGCCGAGCAGGGCAGGCTCGTCGACGACGAGGATGTGCTCAAGGACCAGCTCGAGGCGATGGAGCGCTCCGGCCGGGTCGTGCTCACCGAGGAGCAGTCGGTGGCGCTCGCCCATGACTTCGCGCTTGCCGCCGCACCCGAGGACCCCGAGGAGCTCGACCGCTTCCTCGTGAACTCCCAACGACTCTCCGAGCGACTTCGAAGCGCCGTCGCCGAGACGGAAGCCGAGATCACGCGGGTCGACGAGCGTCTCGGCGAGATCTTCCGGCTCTACAAGGCCCAGTGGGACTCGCCCAACCTCGGTGCCACCCCGGACTCCTACGCCGACTACGCCCGCATTCTCGACGAGATCCGCGGCACCGGCCTCGCCGGCCGCCGCTCCGAGTGGCGGCGCCGGCTCACCGAGTGGAGCGGTCAGGACCTGGTGCCGCTGGTCGGCGCGATGGCTGCCTCGATCGAGGAGATCGAGGACCGGCTCGCGCCGATCAACGCGATCCTGCAGCGGCTCGAGTTCGGCGCGACCCGGGACCGGCTGCGGATCCGGCTGCGGCGCCTGGCGCCTGCGCACGTCCAGGTCTTCATGCGGGAGCTCCGCGAGCTCTCCCGCGGGTCGACGGCCGACCTCGCCGACACGGAGCTCGAGAAGCGGTTCACCGAGCTCAGCCGCTTCATGGTGCAGTTGCGTCCCGGGATCGACGCCGCCACCGGCACAAGCGATCGTGACCGGCTCCTCGACGTACGCCGACACGTGGAGATCAGCGCCGAGCGCTATGACACGCTGACCGGCGAGCTCCGCGCCACCTACCGCACCCTGGGGGAGAAGTCGGGTGGTGAGTCGCAGGAGCTGGTGGCCTTCATCGTCGGCTCGGCGCTGCGCTTCCGGCTGGGCGACGAGATGCGTTCGCGGCCGCGGTTCGCTCCGGTGTTCCTCGACGAGGGATTCGTCAAGGCCGACTCGGAGTTCGCCGGGCGCGCCGTCTCGGCGTGGAAGGGGCTCGGCTTCCAGCTGATCATCGGCGTCCCGCTCGACAAGGTCACCGGCCTCGAGCCGCACATGGACGAGCTCCTGGCCATCACCAAGAACAGCCAGACCCATCAGTCCTGGATCACCCCCATCACGGACGCGGCCGTCGACACCGAGGCCGCCGGATAG
- a CDS encoding DUF3322 and DUF2220 domain-containing protein, which translates to MRTDGLRSPEWLLAQCEKRLRTCWAEVVCGRAMWSPRFDLGTSQFTGVRLRAVWSGLHLDTLEWRDWVSAAGAGVELVPRTVSYARGMDQEIPAAVTVADIEVAARLLGAAWVDRLARTARRRATVAAAFPELDDVAGLLRAVDGSSDVDFEITCRAAAWFAAPHPAGLTARQVPVEGMGSKWLDEHAGVVRRLAGLDDLGLLPGRPSRVHVTYLDPAHLARGGRRHDVATVGDVDTVAYRPRIVLICENRDTAQQFPPLAGVIAIEGDGRGARAVASLEWVHAAEHRFYWGDMDADGLEILHGFRVAGLAVESLFMDVPTYELWEKYGVDRDHGGRPLGPRTPREVSLLTPSERELYLLLCSPDWRRHRRIEQERIPLDVARLALSEKVKP; encoded by the coding sequence ATGCGCACCGATGGTCTGCGCTCGCCCGAGTGGCTTCTGGCCCAATGCGAGAAGCGGCTCCGGACGTGCTGGGCCGAGGTGGTCTGCGGGCGCGCCATGTGGAGCCCGCGCTTTGATCTCGGCACCTCGCAGTTCACCGGCGTTCGGCTGCGGGCGGTGTGGTCCGGCCTCCATCTCGACACGCTGGAGTGGCGGGACTGGGTGAGTGCTGCGGGCGCCGGCGTCGAGCTGGTGCCGCGCACCGTCTCCTACGCACGAGGTATGGATCAGGAGATCCCGGCTGCGGTGACCGTCGCCGACATCGAGGTCGCCGCCCGCCTGCTCGGCGCGGCGTGGGTTGATCGCCTCGCGCGGACCGCTCGCCGCAGGGCGACCGTCGCCGCGGCCTTTCCGGAGCTGGACGACGTCGCCGGACTGTTGCGGGCGGTGGACGGATCCAGCGACGTCGACTTCGAGATCACCTGCCGCGCCGCAGCCTGGTTCGCCGCGCCCCATCCGGCCGGCCTCACCGCGCGACAGGTACCGGTGGAGGGCATGGGATCGAAGTGGCTGGACGAGCACGCCGGCGTCGTACGACGTCTTGCCGGTCTCGACGACCTCGGTCTGCTCCCCGGCCGGCCGTCGCGGGTGCACGTCACCTATCTCGATCCCGCCCACCTCGCGAGGGGCGGCCGGCGTCATGACGTCGCGACCGTGGGGGACGTCGACACGGTCGCCTACCGGCCGCGCATCGTGCTGATCTGCGAGAACCGCGATACCGCTCAACAGTTCCCACCCCTCGCCGGTGTGATCGCGATTGAGGGCGACGGTCGGGGCGCCCGCGCCGTCGCCTCGCTTGAGTGGGTGCATGCGGCGGAGCACCGCTTCTACTGGGGTGACATGGACGCCGACGGGCTGGAGATACTGCACGGCTTCCGCGTCGCGGGCCTGGCCGTCGAGTCACTGTTCATGGACGTGCCGACCTACGAACTCTGGGAGAAGTATGGCGTCGACCGCGACCACGGTGGGCGGCCGCTGGGGCCGCGGACACCCCGGGAGGTCAGCCTGCTGACGCCCTCGGAGCGGGAGCTCTACTTGCTGCTCTGCAGCCCGGACTGGCGTCGACACCGGCGGATCGAGCAGGAGCGGATCCCGCTGGACGTCGCCCGGTTGGCCCTTTCTGAGAAGGTGAAGCCATGA